Proteins co-encoded in one Methanobrevibacter gottschalkii DSM 11977 genomic window:
- a CDS encoding coiled-coil domain-containing protein: MSNDKPINAMYGSKMKLDLDKLKNNRKKDDEGKVIETKHILEGSEEPVVEDAPEEVVEETVKKEAMEEAVKEKPSKNVDSSVVDSLKVKLGEREKKLSNQSSELNYLTNKLIPKLKKENANLKSLKIELTDALEKSTRKYFDQLDINADLSNKIGKIGAEGAVNKVRADKFEAEINSVKEELQDKINQYKEKLDSVNIDGLKKENNELSCELRDIKTELDKTKKENMKLSEEVKSLRDEIIEIGNYKQEVDNQNKKEIEEYKEEISSISTKLRLKESSYDKLFNESSKTISNLRKQVAKLEEDLEKESNRGLFNRFK, encoded by the coding sequence ATGTCAAATGATAAACCGATTAATGCTATGTATGGTAGCAAAATGAAATTAGATTTAGATAAACTCAAAAATAATCGCAAAAAAGATGACGAAGGAAAAGTTATTGAAACAAAACATATCTTGGAAGGTTCTGAAGAACCAGTTGTTGAAGATGCTCCTGAAGAGGTAGTTGAAGAGACTGTCAAAAAGGAGGCTATGGAAGAAGCAGTTAAAGAAAAACCTTCCAAAAATGTTGATTCCAGTGTTGTAGATAGTTTAAAAGTTAAATTAGGCGAAAGAGAAAAAAAATTATCTAATCAATCTAGTGAACTTAATTATTTAACTAATAAATTAATTCCCAAACTTAAAAAGGAAAATGCTAATCTAAAAAGTCTTAAAATAGAATTAACCGATGCACTTGAAAAATCTACTAGAAAATACTTTGATCAGTTAGATATTAATGCAGATTTGAGTAATAAAATTGGAAAAATTGGTGCTGAAGGTGCTGTTAATAAAGTAAGGGCAGATAAATTTGAAGCTGAAATTAATTCTGTTAAAGAAGAATTGCAGGATAAAATAAACCAATATAAAGAAAAACTTGATTCAGTTAATATTGATGGGTTGAAAAAAGAAAACAATGAATTGTCATGCGAATTAAGGGATATAAAAACTGAATTGGATAAGACTAAAAAAGAAAACATGAAACTTTCTGAAGAAGTTAAATCATTAAGGGACGAGATAATCGAAATTGGTAACTACAAACAAGAAGTTGACAACCAAAATAAGAAAGAAATAGAAGAATATAAAGAAGAAATTTCATCAATTTCCACTAAACTCAGACTTAAGGAAAGTAGCTATGATAAATTGTTCAATGAATCTAGTAAAACTATCTCAAATTTAAGAAAACAAGTTGCGAAACTTGAAGAAGACTTGGAAAAAGAATCAAACAGGGGATTATTTAATAGATTCAAATAG
- a CDS encoding nucleoside deaminase: protein MTNDNYFMDEAIVEAQISLNEGGLPIGAVLVKDNEIISRGHNRLIQNNSVVLHAEMDVLEKAGRLNYEDYIKCTLYTTLSPCPMCSGALILYNIPRVVIGENTTLMGAENLLESNDVEVVILNNLECRELFLKFVKDNPGVWEKELKKVGNNTTVKYGDYCNK from the coding sequence ATGACAAACGATAATTATTTTATGGATGAAGCTATTGTTGAAGCTCAAATATCTTTAAATGAAGGAGGACTTCCAATTGGAGCAGTCCTTGTAAAAGATAATGAGATAATATCCAGAGGCCATAATAGGTTAATTCAAAATAATTCTGTAGTTTTACATGCAGAAATGGATGTGCTTGAAAAAGCTGGTCGTTTAAACTATGAGGATTATATTAAATGCACTCTTTATACAACATTATCACCATGCCCAATGTGTTCTGGAGCTTTAATATTATATAATATACCAAGAGTTGTCATTGGAGAAAATACTACTCTTATGGGTGCTGAGAATTTACTTGAATCTAATGATGTTGAGGTTGTTATATTAAATAATTTAGAATGTAGGGAGTTATTTTTGAAATTCGTCAAAGATAATCCTGGAGTATGGGAAAAAGAACTTAAAAAAGTTGGAAATAATACTACGGTGAAATATGGAGATTATTGTAACAAATGA
- a CDS encoding GNAT family N-acetyltransferase has product MEIIVTNEMDERFIEICNSFECFSDEPQVVLLLNNFGKIVGCASFKVYDADSAEITTLFLNSHDNCEKIAYKLIRQLEKIAIDYEFKSIVVNFDSYEDILIEIFEKLDYKFIDELLMKKEFKSLI; this is encoded by the coding sequence ATGGAGATTATTGTAACAAATGAAATGGATGAAAGATTTATTGAAATATGTAACTCTTTTGAGTGCTTTTCAGACGAACCTCAGGTAGTTTTACTTTTAAATAATTTCGGTAAAATTGTTGGTTGTGCGAGTTTTAAAGTTTATGATGCAGATTCTGCGGAGATTACTACATTATTTTTAAATTCACATGATAATTGTGAAAAGATAGCTTATAAATTAATTAGACAGCTCGAAAAAATAGCAATCGATTATGAATTTAAAAGTATAGTTGTTAATTTTGATAGTTATGAAGATATTCTTATTGAAATCTTTGAAAAATTAGATTATAAATTCATTGATGAACTTTTAATGAAAAAAGAATTTAAAAGTTTAATTTAA
- the lysS gene encoding lysine--tRNA ligase: protein MTHWIENVAKELAERDVEEHVIASGTSISGSIHIGNSCDIFIANAIGKKLRKLGKKAKTIWIADDHDPLRKVPFPLPQDYDKYLGMPYSVIPCPDGCCANFVEHFEKPLLSVMDDYGIEMETKSGFEMYKNGVYNDYIRTSLEHTDEIKEIFNEYRREPLADDWLPYNPICDECGRVNTTYAYDFDGDIIKYRCECGHEGEMDIKSGNGKLTWRVEWAARWKIFKTTCEPFGKDHAASGGSYDVSSIISEKIFDYPAPYPVPYEWITLDGEAMSKSHGVFFAPEEWLKIGPAESLNYYLFRSKPMKSKDFSPKMPFLDFIDQFDTVEKVFYDEEEAPSEKEGKKFKEIYEIVQINEGSPLPFRPSFRFLVNAYQIAGNDLEKIYGILKRNSQLSKSFKDKEFGDLTEAELAQYRERVDNVIYWLDTYAPKFVKFQVQEKNIPKLPLTDEQTKFLTDLADLMENNEFAEATQLHDAMYEILESQELKPQKGFQAIYKMILGQKQGPRAASFLLSLDKDFVVKRLRQEA from the coding sequence ATGACACATTGGATTGAAAATGTAGCTAAAGAATTAGCAGAAAGAGATGTAGAAGAACATGTTATTGCAAGTGGAACCTCTATTTCAGGCTCAATACACATTGGAAACTCTTGTGATATATTTATTGCTAATGCAATTGGAAAGAAATTAAGGAAACTTGGAAAAAAAGCAAAAACAATTTGGATTGCAGATGACCATGACCCATTAAGAAAAGTTCCATTCCCTCTTCCCCAAGACTATGATAAATACTTAGGTATGCCATACTCAGTTATTCCATGCCCTGATGGTTGCTGCGCTAACTTTGTGGAACATTTTGAAAAACCATTACTTTCAGTAATGGACGATTATGGAATTGAAATGGAGACCAAATCTGGTTTTGAAATGTATAAAAATGGAGTTTACAACGATTACATTAGAACTTCTCTTGAACATACTGATGAAATCAAAGAAATCTTCAACGAATACAGAAGAGAACCTTTAGCAGATGATTGGTTACCATACAACCCAATTTGTGATGAATGTGGACGTGTGAATACAACTTATGCTTATGACTTTGATGGTGACATTATAAAATATAGATGTGAATGTGGCCATGAAGGTGAGATGGATATTAAATCAGGTAACGGTAAACTTACTTGGAGAGTAGAATGGGCTGCAAGATGGAAAATCTTTAAAACAACATGTGAGCCGTTTGGAAAAGACCATGCTGCTAGTGGCGGATCCTACGATGTGAGTAGCATAATTTCAGAAAAGATTTTTGATTACCCTGCACCTTATCCGGTACCATACGAATGGATTACACTCGATGGTGAAGCAATGAGTAAATCTCATGGAGTATTCTTTGCTCCTGAAGAATGGTTAAAAATTGGACCTGCAGAAAGTCTTAACTATTACTTATTTAGATCCAAACCAATGAAATCAAAGGATTTCTCACCAAAAATGCCTTTTTTAGACTTTATCGACCAATTTGATACTGTTGAAAAAGTATTCTATGATGAAGAGGAAGCACCATCTGAAAAAGAAGGTAAAAAATTCAAAGAAATATATGAAATTGTACAAATCAACGAAGGTAGTCCTTTACCATTCAGACCATCTTTCAGATTCTTAGTTAATGCATATCAAATTGCTGGAAATGACTTAGAAAAAATTTATGGAATTTTAAAAAGAAACTCACAATTATCCAAAAGTTTTAAAGACAAAGAATTTGGTGATTTGACTGAAGCAGAATTAGCTCAATATCGTGAAAGAGTTGATAATGTAATCTACTGGTTAGATACTTATGCACCTAAATTTGTAAAATTCCAAGTGCAAGAGAAAAACATTCCAAAATTGCCATTAACTGATGAACAAACTAAATTTTTAACTGATTTAGCTGATTTAATGGAAAACAATGAATTTGCAGAAGCAACTCAATTGCATGATGCAATGTATGAAATCTTAGAATCTCAAGAATTAAAACCACAAAAAGGATTCCAAGCTATTTACAAAATGATTCTTGGTCAAAAACAAGGTCCAAGAGCAGCTTCATTCCTATTGAGTTTAGATAAAGATTTTGTTGTAAAAAGATTAAGACAAGAAGCTTAA
- the thiC gene encoding phosphomethylpyrimidine synthase produces MTQISDARKGILTEEMKHVAKIENVSEDFILKSVAEGTIVIPGNVNRDVEAAGIGAGLRTKVNATVGTSTDIVNFDEEVQKAKIAIDHGADCLMELSIGGDLDEIRRRVLDMSPLPVGSVPVYQASIESIREHGSVVDMTEDDLFNAIEKQAKDGIDFMAIHSSINIETLTRLKRQGRVTGLVSRGGSFMSGWIVENEKENPLYSNFDYVLEIAKEHDVVLSLANGMRAGSIADSTDRAQIQELIILGELIDRSREAGVQCMIEGPGHIPINEIPTNVMIQKKMCSNAPFYMLGPIVCDVAPGYDHIVSAIGAASSAKAGADFICYVTPAEHLALPNPDDVREGVIATKIGAYAGDLATGQIDGSQDLAMAEARKNLDWEAQYSCAMFPEAARAKRDQRPPEEEDTCTMCGNYCAVKIVNEWLDKSDSDLIK; encoded by the coding sequence ATGACTCAAATTAGTGATGCAAGAAAAGGAATTTTAACCGAAGAAATGAAACATGTTGCAAAAATTGAAAATGTTTCAGAAGATTTTATTTTAAAATCAGTAGCTGAAGGTACAATTGTAATACCAGGAAATGTAAACAGAGATGTTGAAGCTGCAGGTATTGGTGCAGGCCTTAGAACTAAAGTAAATGCAACAGTTGGAACTTCAACTGATATTGTTAACTTTGATGAAGAAGTACAAAAAGCAAAAATCGCAATTGACCATGGTGCAGACTGTTTAATGGAATTAAGTATTGGTGGAGACTTAGATGAAATCAGAAGAAGGGTTCTCGATATGTCACCGTTACCAGTAGGTTCCGTACCAGTTTACCAAGCATCCATTGAAAGTATTAGAGAACATGGTTCAGTAGTTGACATGACTGAAGATGACCTGTTCAATGCTATTGAAAAACAAGCTAAAGACGGTATTGACTTCATGGCAATCCACAGTAGCATTAATATTGAAACTTTAACCAGACTAAAAAGACAAGGCCGTGTAACTGGACTTGTATCCCGTGGAGGGTCATTTATGTCCGGATGGATTGTTGAAAACGAAAAAGAAAATCCATTATACTCCAACTTTGATTATGTTTTAGAAATTGCAAAAGAACACGACGTTGTTCTTTCACTTGCAAATGGTATGAGAGCAGGATCTATAGCTGATTCAACTGACAGGGCACAAATCCAAGAATTGATCATTTTAGGAGAATTAATTGATAGATCTCGTGAAGCTGGAGTACAATGTATGATTGAAGGCCCTGGACACATCCCTATTAATGAAATTCCAACAAACGTTATGATTCAAAAGAAGATGTGTTCAAATGCTCCTTTTTACATGCTAGGACCTATTGTGTGTGATGTAGCACCAGGTTATGACCACATTGTTTCTGCAATAGGTGCTGCATCATCTGCAAAAGCCGGAGCAGACTTCATTTGTTATGTAACACCTGCCGAACACCTTGCTCTGCCTAACCCTGATGATGTAAGAGAAGGAGTAATTGCAACTAAAATCGGAGCTTATGCTGGTGACTTAGCAACTGGTCAAATTGATGGATCACAAGATTTAGCTATGGCTGAAGCTCGTAAAAATCTTGATTGGGAAGCACAATACTCATGTGCAATGTTCCCTGAAGCTGCACGTGCAAAAAGGGATCAAAGACCACCTGAAGAAGAAGATACCTGTACAATGTGTGGTAACTACTGTGCAGTAAAAATTGTAAACGAATGGTTAGATAAATCTGATTCTGACTTAATTAAATAG
- a CDS encoding carbohydrate kinase family protein, with product MAKNRDLLAIGHSAHDYIIRVPEFPKANFSAPITNMKTFNGGAAANVACVGAKLGLKTSLVSAVGGDFKKTEYYEHMQNLDIDTDSLIIVPGESTPTAFVLTDDNEDQISYFYWGAAREFAESKVPASAIKNTEAVHLATGDPNFNWRCSEEAKNEELLVSFDPGQDLGMYDIKKLRDVIENTTILFGNHHEIGRILESLEVDLDGLRTLGPKIIVKTCGAKGSEIYSNEDKIKIDAIETEVVDPTGAGDSYRAGFLSRFLNGESLEASAKFASTVSSFIVEHQGCQTNMPTFDDSFERMNRFY from the coding sequence ATGGCAAAAAACAGAGATTTACTAGCTATTGGTCACTCTGCTCATGACTACATTATTAGAGTGCCTGAATTTCCAAAAGCAAATTTTTCTGCTCCAATAACAAATATGAAAACATTTAATGGCGGAGCTGCAGCAAATGTTGCTTGTGTTGGAGCTAAATTAGGATTAAAAACTTCTTTAGTTTCAGCAGTTGGTGGAGATTTTAAAAAAACGGAATATTATGAGCATATGCAGAATTTAGATATTGACACGGATTCTTTGATTATTGTTCCGGGTGAATCAACACCTACTGCATTTGTATTAACTGATGATAATGAAGATCAAATTAGTTATTTCTATTGGGGTGCTGCTCGTGAATTTGCAGAAAGCAAAGTACCCGCATCTGCAATTAAAAATACTGAAGCAGTGCATTTAGCAACAGGAGATCCTAATTTTAATTGGAGATGTTCTGAAGAAGCTAAAAATGAAGAGTTACTTGTTTCATTCGATCCAGGTCAGGATCTCGGAATGTATGATATAAAAAAGTTAAGGGATGTTATTGAAAACACTACTATTCTTTTTGGAAACCATCATGAAATTGGAAGAATCTTAGAATCCCTCGAAGTGGATTTGGATGGTCTTAGGACATTAGGTCCAAAAATAATTGTTAAAACATGCGGTGCTAAGGGTAGTGAAATTTATTCAAATGAAGATAAGATAAAAATTGATGCTATTGAAACAGAAGTTGTTGACCCAACTGGAGCTGGAGATTCTTATAGAGCGGGATTTTTATCAAGATTTTTAAATGGTGAATCGTTAGAAGCATCTGCAAAATTTGCATCAACTGTATCCTCATTTATTGTCGAGCACCAAGGTTGTCAAACAAATATGCCTACTTTTGATGATTCATTTGAGAGAATGAATAGATTTTACTGA
- a CDS encoding LysR family transcriptional regulator, with protein MEFESKGLISLEIEGEVYGYKLYESLDSLTKTKSQRKSAKELNISHTVFNRRILRAEKKLGFKLTEKLGNGTELTKEGLDLLEEFKKYAIQIEKTPTINIVGGHISTGLLESIELPFKTNIYSSNDEDAFELAKRGVVDILTLDDPLIAFERDINFYPIAYDYLVLISSPDSEKIESISDLENLDFVSVSGSAQRLAWNSLKHYDIHVNIKENVSSQFDAYKKVRNSKNLHTFLNASYFKGNELLKFNTQHVISLIKVNEDKAKVDEFIKYLTNEAQESIEKQGFTPM; from the coding sequence ATGGAATTTGAAAGTAAAGGGTTGATAAGTTTAGAGATAGAGGGTGAAGTTTATGGATATAAACTATATGAAAGTCTTGATTCACTAACAAAAACAAAGTCCCAAAGAAAATCTGCAAAAGAACTAAATATTTCCCATACAGTATTTAATAGAAGAATACTTAGAGCAGAAAAAAAATTAGGATTTAAACTTACGGAAAAACTTGGAAATGGTACTGAACTTACAAAAGAAGGATTGGACTTGTTAGAAGAATTTAAAAAATACGCAATCCAAATTGAAAAAACACCCACCATCAACATCGTTGGAGGCCATATAAGTACTGGTCTTTTAGAAAGTATAGAATTACCATTTAAAACTAATATTTACAGTAGTAACGATGAAGATGCTTTTGAACTTGCAAAAAGAGGCGTAGTTGATATTTTAACATTAGATGATCCATTAATAGCATTTGAAAGAGATATAAACTTTTATCCAATAGCCTATGATTACCTGGTTCTTATTTCAAGTCCAGACTCTGAAAAAATTGAAAGTATTTCAGATTTAGAGAACCTTGATTTTGTAAGTGTGTCTGGATCTGCCCAAAGGTTGGCATGGAACAGTTTAAAACATTATGACATACATGTTAATATTAAAGAAAATGTAAGTTCGCAATTTGATGCATATAAAAAAGTTAGAAACTCAAAAAATTTACATACATTTTTAAATGCAAGTTACTTTAAAGGAAACGAACTTTTAAAATTTAATACCCAACATGTAATTAGCTTGATTAAAGTTAATGAAGATAAAGCAAAGGTTGATGAATTTATTAAATATTTAACTAATGAAGCCCAAGAAAGCATTGAAAAACAAGGTTTTACACCAATGTAA
- the hxlB gene encoding 6-phospho-3-hexuloisomerase: MEIMKTSIKAILDNIKNAEDFLDEKAIDEFENIIIGSKNIFVTGAGRSGLAAKAFAMRLMHLGLSAYVVGETISPAIYEDDCIIAISGSGETNTIVSAVKIAKNRGSKVLALTSYPESSLGQLADAYILVKGRTKKEVDDENYMKRQIHGNYTSLTPLGTAFELTTLVFLDAIVSELMEKMQQTESDLKARHTVLE, encoded by the coding sequence ATGGAAATTATGAAAACTTCTATTAAAGCTATATTGGACAATATTAAAAACGCTGAAGATTTTTTAGATGAAAAAGCAATTGATGAATTTGAAAATATAATCATTGGTTCTAAAAATATATTTGTTACTGGTGCTGGAAGATCTGGACTCGCTGCTAAAGCTTTTGCAATGAGATTAATGCATTTAGGTTTAAGTGCTTATGTTGTGGGGGAAACTATTTCTCCGGCTATTTATGAAGATGACTGTATTATTGCAATTTCTGGTTCTGGTGAGACAAATACAATTGTTTCAGCTGTAAAAATTGCTAAAAATAGAGGTTCGAAAGTTTTAGCTTTAACATCTTATCCTGAATCTAGTTTAGGACAACTAGCGGATGCTTATATTCTGGTTAAAGGAAGAACTAAAAAAGAAGTTGATGATGAAAATTATATGAAACGTCAAATTCATGGGAATTACACTTCTTTAACACCTTTAGGCACTGCATTTGAATTAACTACTTTAGTATTTTTAGATGCTATTGTTTCTGAGTTAATGGAGAAAATGCAACAAACTGAAAGTGATTTAAAAGCAAGACATACAGTTTTAGAGTAA
- the fdhD gene encoding formate dehydrogenase accessory sulfurtransferase FdhD, giving the protein MKIEKVNAIKYKNNQHEEVKENVVKDETITLTINGEISRSLSAIEDSLKEFAVGYLFNENMVKSLEDIKKIEIDGVQINAEIDDTLLKTNETVLCSDSAGGWRSKIKEVNPVESDLQVNVKELLDRIEELKNNAEIWQATGGTHVAGIVHNGQFVVKEDVSRHVAVDKVIGYGLLNGFNLNQSYVIYSGRMPADMVIKMSRAGVPILASNAAPANSGYNIAKKGNITLVGFLRGQRCNIYNNQNRVIFD; this is encoded by the coding sequence ATGAAAATCGAAAAGGTAAATGCCATAAAATATAAAAATAACCAACATGAAGAAGTAAAAGAAAATGTTGTAAAAGATGAAACTATTACTTTAACAATAAATGGAGAAATTTCACGTAGTTTATCTGCAATTGAAGACTCACTTAAAGAATTTGCTGTTGGATACTTATTTAATGAGAATATGGTTAAATCACTAGAGGATATTAAAAAAATTGAAATTGATGGTGTTCAAATCAATGCAGAAATTGATGATACATTACTTAAAACAAATGAAACTGTATTATGCTCTGATTCAGCAGGTGGCTGGAGAAGTAAAATTAAAGAAGTGAATCCTGTTGAATCTGATCTGCAAGTTAATGTTAAAGAATTACTTGATAGAATCGAGGAATTAAAAAATAATGCAGAAATATGGCAAGCTACTGGGGGAACACATGTAGCAGGAATTGTACATAATGGACAATTTGTCGTAAAAGAAGATGTAAGTCGACATGTTGCAGTTGATAAAGTAATTGGATATGGATTATTAAATGGTTTTAACTTAAACCAGTCCTACGTAATTTACAGTGGTAGAATGCCAGCAGATATGGTAATTAAGATGAGCAGAGCCGGCGTGCCAATTTTAGCATCAAATGCAGCGCCAGCCAATTCAGGATATAATATAGCAAAAAAAGGGAATATAACTCTTGTTGGGTTCCTAAGAGGCCAACGCTGCAACATATATAACAATCAAAATAGAGTAATTTTTGATTAA
- a CDS encoding FmdE family protein, translated as MNIDDYDEQLQRAVEFHGELCGGIAIGTKLGMYGLELLGMELNQRHKNLIVILESERCTSDGIQSVTKCSIGKKSLKLVYYGKFAATFYNMDTGEAYRVSDADANKKNKSNETKDELVERFRITPPEELFNVERVHVKPFKGAQKPGGNHKTRWCSVCGEKVTDDYHKLRAGKPICESCANGSYYEIIE; from the coding sequence ATGAATATAGATGATTATGATGAACAATTACAAAGAGCAGTTGAGTTTCATGGGGAACTTTGTGGAGGTATAGCTATTGGAACTAAACTTGGGATGTATGGTCTCGAGTTATTGGGTATGGAACTAAATCAAAGACATAAAAATCTAATAGTAATTTTAGAAAGTGAAAGATGCACATCTGATGGGATTCAATCTGTAACTAAGTGCAGTATTGGTAAAAAATCTTTAAAACTAGTTTATTATGGAAAATTTGCAGCTACTTTTTATAATATGGATACTGGTGAGGCATACAGAGTTTCAGATGCTGATGCAAATAAAAAAAATAAATCTAATGAAACAAAAGATGAATTAGTTGAAAGATTTAGAATAACTCCTCCTGAAGAATTATTCAATGTTGAAAGAGTTCATGTTAAACCTTTCAAAGGGGCTCAAAAACCGGGGGGTAATCATAAAACTCGTTGGTGTAGTGTATGTGGTGAAAAGGTCACTGATGATTATCATAAACTTAGAGCAGGCAAACCAATTTGTGAATCTTGTGCAAATGGATCATATTATGAAATCATTGAATAA
- a CDS encoding formate/nitrite transporter family protein — MSSFKSPVDTAKAISKTAGAKNSANIVNVILLSFLAGAYIAFGGLLAIVSSAGMIKAGAPLGLEKFVFGAVFPVGLIIVVLAGSELFTGNVMFMVMGVLDGSASIGGLAKNWVLSWVFNFVGALFVAYVIAFMGGLCPTDASVPAYAITAKAIAVAEGKVTMPFTVALIKAIGCNWLVCLAVWLANVSDDAIGKIVGIWFPIMAFVTLGFEHSVANMCFIPLGMFLGAKGVTWTTIIVNNLIPVTIGNIIGGGLFVACIYWYTFLKE, encoded by the coding sequence ATGAGTTCATTTAAAAGTCCAGTTGATACTGCAAAAGCAATATCTAAAACAGCTGGAGCAAAAAACTCTGCAAATATTGTTAATGTAATATTGCTCTCATTCTTAGCAGGAGCTTATATTGCATTCGGTGGTTTATTAGCAATTGTATCTAGCGCAGGTATGATTAAAGCTGGTGCTCCACTTGGTTTAGAAAAATTCGTATTTGGTGCAGTGTTCCCTGTAGGTTTAATTATTGTTGTTCTTGCAGGATCTGAATTATTCACTGGAAATGTTATGTTTATGGTTATGGGTGTTTTAGATGGATCCGCTTCTATTGGCGGACTCGCTAAAAACTGGGTACTCAGTTGGGTTTTCAACTTTGTTGGTGCTTTATTCGTTGCATATGTTATAGCATTCATGGGCGGTTTATGTCCTACTGACGCATCCGTACCTGCATATGCTATTACTGCTAAAGCTATTGCAGTAGCAGAAGGTAAAGTAACTATGCCTTTCACTGTAGCTTTAATTAAAGCTATTGGTTGTAACTGGTTAGTATGTTTGGCTGTATGGTTAGCTAATGTATCTGACGATGCTATTGGTAAGATTGTTGGTATTTGGTTCCCAATTATGGCTTTCGTTACCCTTGGATTTGAGCACAGTGTAGCAAACATGTGTTTCATCCCATTAGGTATGTTCTTAGGAGCTAAAGGTGTAACCTGGACTACTATTATTGTAAACAATTTAATCCCAGTTACTATTGGTAACATTATTGGTGGAGGACTCTTCGTAGCTTGTATTTATTGGTACACTTTCCTTAAAGAATAA